A DNA window from Enterobacter asburiae contains the following coding sequences:
- the queF gene encoding NADPH-dependent 7-cyano-7-deazaguanine reductase QueF (Catalyzes the NADPH-dependent reduction of 7-cyano-7-deazaguanine (preQ0) to 7-aminomethyl-7-deazaguanine (preQ1) in queuosine biosynthesis) codes for MSYENHQALTGLTLGKSTDYRDTYDASLLQGVPRSLNRDPLGLHADALPFVGGDIWTLYELSWLNARGLPQVAVGHVELDYASVNLVESKSFKLYLNSFNQTKFSSWDDVQHSLERDLSACAQGKVSVSLYRLHELEGQPVAHFNGTCIDDQDIEVENYEFSADYLENAASGKVVEETLVSHLLKSNCLITHQPDWGSVQIQYRGPKIDREKLLRYLVSFRHHNEFHEQCVERIFSDIQRFCQPEKLSVYARYTRRGGLDINPWRTNTDFVPATGRLVRQ; via the coding sequence ATGTCTTACGAAAATCATCAGGCGTTAACCGGCTTAACGCTGGGGAAATCGACCGATTACCGCGATACCTACGATGCAAGCCTGCTGCAGGGCGTGCCGCGCAGCCTGAACCGCGATCCTCTGGGCCTGCATGCGGATGCCTTGCCGTTTGTCGGCGGTGACATCTGGACGCTGTACGAACTCTCGTGGCTTAACGCGCGCGGTCTGCCGCAGGTGGCGGTGGGCCACGTTGAGCTGGATTACGCCAGCGTTAATCTCGTGGAATCCAAAAGCTTTAAGCTCTATCTCAACAGTTTTAACCAGACAAAATTCAGCAGCTGGGACGACGTTCAGCACAGCCTGGAACGTGATTTAAGCGCCTGCGCGCAGGGAAAGGTGAGCGTTTCACTGTATCGCCTGCACGAACTGGAAGGGCAGCCGGTCGCCCACTTCAACGGGACCTGCATCGACGATCAGGATATCGAGGTGGAGAATTATGAATTCAGCGCCGATTACCTCGAAAACGCGGCGAGCGGAAAGGTGGTCGAAGAGACGCTGGTCAGCCACCTGCTGAAATCCAACTGCCTGATCACCCACCAGCCGGACTGGGGTTCGGTGCAGATCCAGTACCGAGGCCCGAAAATTGACCGGGAAAAGTTGCTGCGCTACCTGGTGTCGTTCCGCCATCACAACGAATTTCACGAGCAGTGCGTGGAGCGTATCTTTAGCGATATTCAGCGTTTTTGCCAGCCAGAAAAACTGAGCGTTTACGCGCGCTACACCCGCCGTGGCGGTCTGGACATCAACCCGTGGCGCACCAACACCGATTTTGTGCCAGCAACGGGGCGGCTGGTGCGTCAGTAA
- the syd gene encoding SecY-interacting protein, with protein MDIETANALTAFTTRYCDAWHEKDQTWPQSADLYGVPSPCIISSVDDYVIWQPKPFDGEQNVNAVERAMDIVVQPAVHAFYTTQFAGDMPARFADITLTLLQTWSEDDLQRVQENLIGHLVTQKRLKLSPTLFIATLDSELDVISVCNLSGEVVKETIGTRNRETLAPSLADFLTRLEPLL; from the coding sequence GTGGACATCGAAACTGCAAATGCCCTCACTGCCTTCACGACCCGCTATTGCGACGCATGGCATGAAAAGGACCAGACATGGCCGCAAAGTGCTGATTTGTATGGCGTACCTTCGCCGTGCATTATCTCTTCAGTCGACGATTACGTTATCTGGCAGCCAAAACCTTTCGACGGCGAGCAAAATGTAAATGCGGTTGAGCGGGCAATGGACATTGTGGTACAACCAGCAGTTCATGCGTTTTATACCACGCAGTTCGCAGGGGATATGCCTGCGCGCTTTGCTGATATCACGCTGACGCTGTTGCAGACCTGGAGCGAAGACGATCTGCAGCGTGTTCAGGAAAACCTGATTGGTCACCTGGTCACGCAAAAACGCCTGAAGCTTTCTCCGACGCTCTTTATTGCCACGCTGGACAGCGAACTGGACGTTATCTCCGTCTGTAATCTGTCAGGTGAAGTGGTTAAAGAGACTATCGGCACCCGCAATCGCGAGACTCTCGCCCCCTCTCTTGCGGATTTCCTTACCCGACTTGAGCCACTTCTGTAA
- a CDS encoding YqcC family protein, which yields MTQHDSVRAQLHAIEALLRQHQLWQETAPQPEAFASTQPFCLDTLAPFEWLQWVLIPRMHALLEGGHPLPQAFAVSPYYEMALEATHPARDVMLVELEKLDALFAGEDA from the coding sequence ATGACGCAACACGATAGCGTTCGTGCTCAGTTGCACGCCATCGAAGCCCTTTTGCGCCAACATCAGCTGTGGCAGGAGACCGCGCCGCAGCCAGAAGCGTTCGCGAGCACTCAGCCCTTCTGCCTGGATACGCTGGCCCCGTTTGAATGGCTGCAGTGGGTGTTAATTCCGCGCATGCACGCCCTGCTTGAGGGCGGTCACCCGCTTCCGCAGGCGTTTGCGGTCTCTCCCTACTATGAAATGGCGCTCGAGGCGACGCACCCGGCGCGCGACGTGATGCTGGTCGAACTGGAAAAACTGGATGCCCTGTTTGCCGGTGAAGATGCATGA
- the truC gene encoding tRNA pseudouridine(65) synthase TruC, with amino-acid sequence MTLEILYQDEWLVAVNKPSGWLVHRSWLDRDEKVVVMQTVRDQIGQHVFTAHRLDRPTSGVLLMGLSSEAGRLLSQQFEQHQMQKRYHAIVRGWLTEAATLDYPLVEELDKIADKFARDDKGSQPAVTDYRGMATTEMPVATSKFPTTRYSLVELLPKTGRKHQLRRHLAHLRHPIIGDSKHGDLRQNRSAAEHFGCHRLMLHASELSLTHPFTGEPLTIRAGLDDVWMQALSQFGWLGQLPENERVEFVSGNVQDER; translated from the coding sequence ATGACGCTTGAGATCCTCTATCAGGACGAGTGGCTGGTGGCGGTGAATAAACCGTCAGGCTGGCTGGTACACCGCAGCTGGCTCGATCGCGATGAGAAAGTGGTGGTGATGCAGACCGTTCGCGACCAGATTGGTCAGCATGTTTTTACCGCCCATCGCCTCGACAGGCCGACCTCCGGCGTGCTGCTGATGGGGCTTTCCAGCGAGGCGGGGCGTCTGCTGTCACAGCAGTTTGAACAGCATCAGATGCAAAAGCGCTACCACGCGATCGTGCGCGGCTGGCTGACTGAAGCCGCCACGCTGGATTATCCGCTGGTGGAGGAGCTGGACAAAATCGCCGATAAATTTGCCCGCGATGACAAAGGTTCGCAGCCCGCAGTAACGGACTATCGCGGCATGGCGACGACCGAAATGCCGGTTGCAACCAGCAAATTCCCGACCACACGCTACAGCCTGGTTGAGCTTTTGCCTAAAACCGGGCGTAAGCACCAGCTGCGACGCCATCTTGCGCACCTGCGCCATCCGATTATTGGCGACAGCAAACACGGTGATTTGCGCCAGAACCGCAGTGCAGCCGAACACTTTGGCTGCCATCGTCTGATGCTGCACGCCAGCGAGCTGAGCCTGACGCACCCGTTTACCGGCGAACCGCTGACTATCCGTGCGGGGCTGGACGACGTCTGGATGCAGGCGCTGTCACAGTTTGGCTGGCTGGGACAACTCCCCGAAAATGAAAGGGTTGAGTTTGTATCGGGCAACGTTCAGGATGAACGGTAA
- a CDS encoding flavodoxin gives MAEVGIFVGTMYGNSLLVAEEAEAILASQGHKATVYEDPELADWEKYKDKYILVVTSTTGQGDLPDSIVPLFQGIKDQLGYQPDVHYGIIALGDSSYANFCGGGKQFDALLQEQSAQRVGEMLLIDAGEHPEPESESNPWVEHWATLLK, from the coding sequence ATGGCTGAAGTAGGCATTTTTGTCGGCACAATGTACGGCAACTCGCTGCTGGTAGCGGAAGAGGCTGAGGCAATACTCGCCAGCCAGGGCCATAAAGCTACGGTCTATGAAGACCCGGAACTGGCAGACTGGGAAAAGTATAAAGATAAATACATTCTGGTGGTGACCTCCACCACCGGGCAGGGCGATCTGCCGGACAGCATCGTGCCGCTGTTTCAGGGCATTAAAGACCAGCTTGGCTATCAGCCGGACGTGCACTACGGCATCATTGCTCTGGGCGACAGCTCTTACGCCAACTTCTGCGGCGGCGGCAAGCAGTTCGATGCGCTCCTGCAGGAGCAGAGCGCCCAGCGCGTCGGCGAGATGCTGCTGATTGATGCCGGGGAGCATCCTGAGCCCGAAAGCGAATCGAACCCGTGGGTGGAGCACTGGGCAACTCTCCTTAAATAG
- the gudP gene encoding galactarate/glucarate/glycerate transporter GudP: MSTLSHAASSAEKRTNARYWIVVMLFIVTSFNYGDRATLSIAGSEMAKDIGLDPVGMGYVFSAFSWAYVIGQIPGGWLLDRFGSKRVYFWSIFIWSMFTLLQGFVDIFSGFGIIVALFTLRFLVGLAEAPSFPGNSRIVAAWFPAQERGTAVAIFNSAQYFATVIFAPIMGWLTHEVGWSHVFFFMGGLGIVISFVWLKVIHEPNQHPGVNKKELEYIAEGGALINMDQKSAKAKVPFSQKWAQIKQLVGSRMMIGIYLGQYCINALTYFFITWFPVYLVQARGMSILKAGFVASVPAICGFVGGVLGGVISDWLMRRTGSLNIARKTPIVLGMLLSMTMVFCNYVSAEWMIIGFMAMAFFGKGIGALGWAVMADTAPKEISGLSGGLFNMFGNISGIVTPIAIGYIVGTTGSFNGALIYVGVHALVAVLSYLVLVGDIKRVELKPVAERG; encoded by the coding sequence ATGAGTACATTAAGCCACGCAGCGAGCAGCGCTGAAAAGCGCACTAATGCCCGCTACTGGATAGTGGTGATGCTGTTTATCGTCACATCCTTTAACTATGGTGACCGCGCCACGCTGTCGATTGCCGGTTCGGAAATGGCAAAAGATATCGGCCTTGATCCGGTGGGCATGGGTTACGTTTTCTCCGCATTCTCATGGGCCTACGTCATCGGGCAAATTCCTGGCGGCTGGCTGCTGGACCGTTTTGGATCTAAACGCGTCTATTTCTGGTCCATCTTTATCTGGTCGATGTTTACCCTGTTGCAGGGTTTCGTCGATATCTTCAGCGGCTTCGGCATTATCGTGGCGCTCTTCACGCTGCGCTTCCTGGTAGGCTTAGCGGAAGCACCTTCCTTCCCGGGGAACAGCCGCATTGTCGCTGCCTGGTTCCCGGCGCAGGAGAGGGGAACGGCGGTGGCGATTTTCAACTCCGCACAGTACTTCGCGACGGTGATCTTCGCGCCAATCATGGGCTGGCTGACGCATGAGGTGGGCTGGTCGCACGTCTTCTTCTTCATGGGCGGGCTTGGGATCGTCATCAGCTTCGTCTGGCTGAAAGTGATCCACGAACCCAATCAGCATCCTGGCGTGAACAAAAAAGAGCTGGAGTACATCGCGGAAGGCGGCGCGCTGATCAATATGGATCAGAAATCCGCAAAAGCAAAAGTTCCGTTCAGCCAGAAATGGGCGCAGATCAAGCAGCTCGTCGGCTCGCGCATGATGATCGGTATCTATCTGGGCCAGTACTGTATTAACGCCTTAACCTACTTCTTCATCACCTGGTTCCCGGTATACCTGGTGCAGGCACGCGGCATGTCGATTCTGAAAGCGGGATTTGTCGCGTCGGTCCCGGCAATCTGCGGCTTCGTCGGCGGCGTGCTCGGCGGAGTGATTTCCGACTGGCTGATGCGCCGCACGGGGTCACTGAACATCGCGCGTAAAACCCCGATTGTGCTCGGCATGCTGCTCTCCATGACCATGGTGTTCTGTAACTACGTCAGCGCCGAATGGATGATTATCGGCTTTATGGCGATGGCCTTCTTCGGCAAAGGCATTGGCGCGCTGGGCTGGGCGGTGATGGCGGATACGGCGCCGAAAGAGATCAGCGGCCTGAGCGGCGGCCTGTTCAACATGTTCGGCAATATCTCCGGGATTGTTACGCCCATCGCTATCGGCTACATCGTCGGCACCACCGGCTCTTTCAACGGTGCGCTAATCTACGTAGGTGTGCATGCGCTGGTGGCGGTGCTGAGTTACCTGGTGCTGGTTGGGGATATCAAACGCGTCGAACTTAAACCTGTTGCGGAGCGTGGATGA
- a CDS encoding enolase C-terminal domain-like protein — MTTQSSPIVTEMKVIPVAGQDSMLLNIGGAHNAWFTRNIVVLKDSSGNTGVGEAPGGEVIYQTLVDAIPQVVGQEVARLNKVVQRVHKGNQSADFDTFGKGAWTFELRVNAVAALEAALLDLLGKALNVPVCELLGPGKQRDAVTVLGYLFYVGDRNKTDLPYLARSTGDHDWYRLRHQEAFSSDAVVRLAEAAQDRYGFKDFKLKGGVLPGEQEIDTARALKKRFADARITVDPNGAWLLEEAISLCKGLEDVLTYAEDPCGAEQGFSGREVMAEFRRATGLPVATNMIATNWREMGHAVMLNAVDIPLADPHFWTLSGAVRVAQLCDDWGLTWGCHSNNHFDISLAMFTHVGAAAPGNPTAIDTHWIWQEGEARLTKNPLEIINGKIAVPDAPGLGVEIDWDQIHKAHEAYKKLPGGARNDAGPMQYLIPGWTFDRKRPVFGRH, encoded by the coding sequence ATGACAACGCAATCGAGCCCAATCGTTACGGAGATGAAGGTTATTCCGGTGGCCGGGCAGGACAGCATGCTGCTCAATATCGGCGGGGCGCATAACGCCTGGTTTACCCGTAATATCGTCGTGCTGAAAGACAGCTCAGGGAATACCGGCGTGGGCGAAGCCCCGGGCGGAGAGGTGATTTACCAGACGCTGGTCGATGCCATTCCGCAGGTGGTGGGCCAGGAGGTCGCCCGTCTGAACAAGGTGGTTCAGCGGGTGCATAAGGGCAATCAGTCGGCAGACTTTGATACGTTCGGTAAAGGGGCCTGGACGTTCGAACTGCGGGTCAACGCGGTCGCCGCGCTGGAAGCCGCCCTGCTCGATTTACTGGGTAAGGCGCTCAATGTTCCGGTTTGCGAGCTGCTGGGACCCGGCAAACAGCGTGATGCGGTCACCGTGCTGGGCTATCTGTTCTACGTTGGCGATCGCAATAAGACCGATCTCCCCTATCTGGCTCGATCCACGGGCGATCACGACTGGTATCGCCTGCGCCACCAGGAAGCGTTCTCCAGCGACGCGGTAGTGCGTCTGGCCGAGGCGGCGCAGGATCGCTACGGCTTTAAGGATTTCAAGCTGAAGGGTGGCGTGCTGCCCGGCGAGCAGGAGATTGATACGGCCCGGGCGCTGAAAAAACGCTTTGCTGATGCGCGGATCACCGTCGATCCCAACGGCGCCTGGCTGCTGGAGGAAGCGATTAGCCTGTGCAAAGGGCTGGAGGATGTCCTGACCTATGCGGAAGACCCCTGTGGCGCCGAGCAGGGCTTCTCGGGCCGTGAAGTCATGGCCGAGTTTCGTCGCGCTACCGGGCTGCCTGTCGCGACCAATATGATCGCCACCAACTGGCGTGAAATGGGTCATGCGGTGATGCTGAACGCCGTCGACATTCCGCTGGCGGACCCTCACTTCTGGACGCTTTCAGGTGCAGTGCGCGTGGCGCAGCTGTGCGATGACTGGGGGCTGACCTGGGGCTGTCACTCGAACAACCACTTTGATATTTCGCTGGCGATGTTTACCCACGTTGGCGCTGCGGCGCCGGGTAACCCGACCGCCATCGATACCCACTGGATTTGGCAGGAAGGGGAAGCCCGCCTGACGAAAAATCCGCTGGAAATCATCAACGGCAAGATTGCCGTACCGGATGCGCCGGGCCTGGGCGTGGAGATTGACTGGGATCAGATCCATAAAGCCCATGAGGCGTATAAAAAGCTACCGGGCGGCGCGCGTAACGACGCGGGCCCGATGCAGTACCTGATCCCCGGCTGGACATTTGACCGTAAGCGCCCTGTTTTCGGACGTCACTGA
- the gudD gene encoding glucarate dehydratase, with translation MSTFSTPVVTAMQIVPVAGHDSMLMNLSGAHAPFFTRNIVIIKDNSGHTGVGEIPGGEKIRQTLEDAIPLVVGKTLGEYKNVLNTVRNTFADRDAGGRGLQTFDLRTTIHVVTGIESAMLDLLGQHLGVNVASLLGEGQQRSEVEMLGYLFFVGNRRLTPLPYQSQPDEQCDWYRLRHDEAMTPDAVVRLAEAAYEKYGFNDFKLKGGVLAGEEEAEAVTALAKRFPQARVTLDPNGAWSLNEAIKIGKQLKGVLAYAEDPCGAEQGFSGREVMAEFRRATGLPTATNMIATDWRQMGHTLSLQSVDIPLADPHFWTMQGSVRVAQMCHEFGLTWGSHSNNHFDVSLAMFTHVAAAAPGTITAIDTHWIWQEGNQRLTKQPFEIKGGMVQVPSTPGLGVELDMDQVMKAHELYQKHGLGARDDAMAMQYLIPDWTFDNKRPCMVR, from the coding sequence ATGAGTACTTTTTCTACCCCTGTAGTTACCGCCATGCAGATCGTTCCGGTTGCGGGCCATGACAGCATGCTGATGAACCTGAGCGGCGCGCATGCGCCATTCTTCACCCGCAATATTGTCATTATCAAAGACAATTCCGGGCATACGGGCGTGGGCGAAATTCCGGGCGGGGAGAAGATCCGCCAGACGCTGGAAGATGCCATTCCACTGGTGGTGGGCAAAACGCTGGGTGAGTATAAAAATGTCCTCAACACCGTGCGTAACACCTTTGCCGATCGCGATGCCGGAGGGCGTGGCCTGCAGACTTTCGATCTGCGCACCACCATTCACGTGGTGACCGGGATTGAATCCGCGATGCTGGATCTGCTGGGTCAGCATCTGGGCGTTAACGTTGCGTCGCTGTTGGGCGAGGGGCAGCAGCGCAGCGAAGTGGAAATGCTGGGCTATCTGTTCTTTGTCGGCAACCGCAGGCTGACGCCATTGCCTTATCAGAGCCAGCCGGATGAACAATGCGACTGGTACCGACTTCGCCACGACGAGGCGATGACCCCGGATGCGGTGGTGCGCCTGGCGGAAGCCGCGTACGAAAAATATGGCTTTAATGATTTCAAACTGAAGGGCGGCGTGCTTGCCGGTGAGGAAGAGGCGGAAGCCGTCACCGCGCTGGCAAAACGTTTCCCGCAGGCGCGCGTGACGCTGGATCCGAACGGCGCGTGGTCGCTTAATGAAGCGATCAAAATTGGCAAGCAGCTGAAAGGCGTTCTGGCGTATGCGGAAGATCCGTGTGGGGCTGAGCAAGGCTTCTCAGGACGTGAAGTCATGGCGGAATTTCGCCGCGCAACGGGGCTGCCGACCGCGACCAATATGATTGCCACCGACTGGCGTCAGATGGGACACACCCTGTCATTGCAGTCTGTCGACATTCCGCTGGCGGACCCGCACTTCTGGACGATGCAGGGGTCGGTGCGCGTGGCGCAAATGTGTCACGAGTTTGGCCTGACCTGGGGCTCGCACTCCAACAACCACTTCGACGTGTCGCTGGCGATGTTCACGCACGTTGCCGCCGCCGCGCCGGGCACGATTACCGCTATCGACACGCACTGGATCTGGCAGGAAGGTAATCAGCGTCTGACTAAGCAGCCGTTTGAGATCAAAGGTGGCATGGTGCAGGTGCCTTCCACGCCGGGGCTGGGGGTTGAGCTGGATATGGACCAGGTCATGAAAGCCCATGAGCTGTATCAAAAACACGGTCTGGGCGCCCGTGACGACGCCATGGCGATGCAGTATCTGATCCCCGACTGGACATTCGACAATAAACGCCCGTGCATGGTACGATAA
- a CDS encoding glycerate kinase, with protein MKIVIAPDSYKESLSALEVATAIERGFREIFPEAVYVKLPVADGGEGTVEAMIAATQGRIVHVPVTGPLGERVEGFYGLSGDEQSAFIEMAAASGLELVVPSQRNPLKTTSWGTGELIRHALDAGVKHIIIGIGGSATNDGGAGMVQALGAKLLDDSGQPLGQGGGELGKLARIDLSGLDRRLAECRIEVACDVTNPLTGKDGASAVFGPQKGATPEMIVTLDNALAQYARVIARDLDIDVLNLAGGGAAGGMGAALYAFCGAELRQGIEIVTDALHLADQVADADLVITGEGRIDSQTIHGKVPVGVAKVAKRFNKPVIGIAGSLTADVGVVHDHGIDAVFSVIYTICSLEDALENASENVRMAARNIAAVLKVGQGM; from the coding sequence ATGAAAATTGTTATCGCACCGGACTCGTATAAGGAAAGTTTGAGTGCGCTTGAGGTTGCGACAGCGATAGAACGTGGTTTTCGCGAGATCTTTCCCGAGGCGGTTTACGTCAAGCTGCCGGTCGCGGACGGTGGCGAAGGGACGGTTGAGGCGATGATCGCGGCAACACAGGGACGCATTGTGCATGTTCCGGTGACCGGCCCGCTGGGTGAGCGCGTGGAAGGGTTTTATGGCTTATCCGGTGACGAGCAGAGTGCCTTTATTGAAATGGCGGCGGCAAGCGGCCTGGAGCTGGTCGTTCCTTCGCAGCGTAATCCCCTGAAAACCACCTCGTGGGGCACGGGCGAACTTATTCGTCACGCGCTGGACGCGGGCGTTAAGCATATCATCATCGGCATTGGCGGCAGCGCCACCAATGACGGCGGAGCAGGGATGGTGCAGGCGTTGGGGGCAAAGCTGCTGGACGACAGCGGGCAGCCCCTTGGGCAGGGCGGGGGCGAGCTGGGAAAACTTGCGCGTATCGACCTGAGCGGGCTGGACAGACGTCTGGCGGAGTGCCGGATAGAGGTCGCCTGTGATGTGACGAATCCGCTCACCGGAAAGGATGGCGCGTCAGCCGTATTTGGCCCGCAAAAGGGAGCCACACCCGAGATGATCGTTACCCTGGACAACGCGCTGGCGCAGTATGCGAGAGTCATTGCCCGGGATCTGGATATCGACGTGCTAAACCTTGCTGGCGGCGGCGCGGCGGGTGGCATGGGGGCCGCGCTGTACGCCTTTTGCGGCGCGGAGCTGCGCCAGGGCATTGAGATAGTGACCGATGCGCTACACCTGGCCGACCAGGTGGCCGATGCGGATCTGGTGATCACGGGAGAAGGCCGCATCGACAGCCAGACGATCCACGGCAAAGTCCCGGTGGGCGTGGCGAAAGTGGCGAAACGCTTTAACAAACCCGTCATCGGCATTGCAGGCAGCCTGACGGCGGACGTTGGCGTGGTACACGATCACGGCATTGATGCGGTGTTTAGCGTGATCTACACCATCTGCTCGCTGGAGGATGCGCTGGAAAATGCCAGCGAGAACGTCAGGATGGCCGCCAGGAATATCGCGGCGGTGCTGAAAGTGGGGCAGGGAATGTAG